AAAAGCAACTCTTGTCAGTGGTTGTTTTTATCCATGTTCAGCATATTAATCAGTATTCAGGTGTTGTCaagaaattttatttataaatttatttatttatttataaattttatttatatatatatatatatatatagaaattttatatatatatatatatatatatatatatatatatatatatatatatatatataaatataaataatcttGCTGCCCTGAATGACTCTAGAAGTATTTGGCATTACTGTCAATTAAGggcaaatttttatttatttatttatttatttaagctaAATTCACTGTGCTAAATTCACTGCAGTTATCAGGAATCAGCATAGCCAGTGCATGATACATATGTTTTATATGGTTAGTGTTAAAGGGCTGAGCTTATAAAATGTTCTACTTCTCTCTGTGATAAATCTATTTTCAAGGTCACTTAAGGTAACTTTCACTTTATTTTGAACCATAGATTTGTCTGACAGGTTTTTATTCAGACAGACTGGTATATTCTAATAAGCTAAGGGGATAGTTATGGTAATTATGTGGCAAAATCTCTCAAATCTCCcatattattgtatttaaaaaaacaagtgaaCACTAATGAGCAGATCTCGTTTTGCAGGAATACCATGCAGTGAATATAAACttgtaaaacaaacatgttgGGTTTTGTTCCTCTCACAAAGCACTCAGACGTTAAGAACATTTAAGGTTTGTTCTCAGTACTTTAATAATATCTGCAGAATATTTGTTTTGACTAATGTTAACTCTTGTTCAGATACAGAAAGGtgcattgttttattattactttgtTGTATGTGAAATGTGGCTAGAATTACAAAAAGACTTGTTTCTTTATTAATGACTTGATACAAAGATAATACAGCAGGGCACAATGATCAATCACATTCTGGCAAATAAATGCATTAGATTTAAATTTTGGACACAACTATCAATGTAATGTATACCTACATGTAAAACTGATTTGCAGTATCAAAATTAGCAACTTGTTTAAATTTCCTTTTaaatctgcattttaaaaataagtaataatcatgaattattattaatttataatagTAGGTTTGATCGCTTGTGTAAGAGACATCCCAATTTGCAGTCTAACTAAATTTCGATTGCGAAACACTTGATGGATATGATTTTCGCCCAAAAACTGCCGGGGTTAGGACTTCGTTTCAAGCGCCATGCTATtcctgtatatttatatttatggccaGTTGGTGGCGATGTTGATGTGGTTGAAACCGCCAGTATACATAGAGGTAGAAAAAGACGGAAAAGGAAACGCTTGAAAGAAGAATACTTACGAAAATGGCTGAAATCGTCGAGCTCCATAAACTCAAGgtaataatattaattgatGTATCTGCAGTTTTCCAACACTTATAATTATATACTTGTATTACAgaatcacattaaacattaaaatgttgtaATTATTCATTAAGTTCATTTGAGTTAACGTTACTCTGAATTTATGCTGGCCCTACGCTTAGTTCGCTAGCCAAGTTAGCAACAGACCtgatttagctagctaacgctaattGTGTTTTAATACAATAATTTGCTGCACGTGCATTGACTTCAGTTGTTAATTATGAAAATTAAGTAGCCAGCTTTCCGGCTACAATATTTACAATCAACGATTAAACACCGGAGGCATGCATGGAAATATTAAACACTAGCAGGCTAACTAGCTATGTAGCTATCCTCGCTAGTTTGCTAATCTGGAACCAACTGGTTATATTATTTGGCTTTCATTCAAATCCATCTAACTGGTTTTCTGTTTTAGCCATCGATAACCTAGTTAGATAGGTTAACTGACCTAGTTCGCGCAGGATGCTTAACATTACTGAATGCTGTTAGTCAGGCTGTGTGTCATTTCAAAATTCAATGTGCTGCTCAagttattttaagtgaaaactTTAGCTATCTActttaattattaaaaagatCCCCATAAAACTTTAGACTAAACACTGCTAACGCTGTCAGCCCTCTGGGCGCTTCTCTGCGAGATGGCTTGGCTTtttgttaaactttttttaaaagcacaattCGGAAACCTGTCTCTTTCGGCGTGATAACTGCTGTTTTACCCTCCCCCAAACTGTAAACTACCTGATCTAAAACATCAGGAGTGGTCAAATACTAACGTACTAGCTAACTAGATAAATAATTTACCAAGCTGTTAGAGGCCTGTGTTAAGTATATTGCTGCCCTTTTTGTAACACCTTTTGTAAACAATATTTCAGTGCCTAGCACCATTTAGTGTGTCCACAGCTTTTTGAAACCCTCTCATTAACCATCATTACAGTAGTATTGACACATGACTGCCGTTTACGTTATTTCTTTGTGCTTGATCATTTAGAGAATGTAAATTTCTCATGACAATGATCTTTCCAGTTAGCCGAGTTGAAGCATGAATGTGCACTAAGGGGGCTGGAGGTGAAGGGAAACAAAGGTGACCTGATTGCACGGTTGCAGGCATATCTGGATGAACATGGTATGTGTCTTGTAATATTTTCTCTTAGTTTTGTGGCCATATTCTTTGTGTGTAGtgctatttttgtgtgtatagaGAGGGTAGGTAGGGGGCTATTTGGTGTACCTCTTATGACCCGTTGTCCGCTAGGTGCGAAGTAGTTTGAACTTCACATGGAACTAGTAGTCCATGTAGTAGTATATCAAGTAGTATAGGTGTAAACAAGAAATACTGGCGCTATCCTTAGTTGTATACTAATGCCTGTTTTTCAAATTACATAGCAGCATGTCCTTCGTATTATGTATACTTCCGCTGTGCTTTTTGAAGTTCTTTGTCTCTTAAACCTGTTTTTGAACCATGATTCAGAACCTAATGGATAATTGCTCCATTTTCAGAGGAGGAGGTGAATGAAGAGGAGGTGTTGGAGGAGGATACGGAGGTAAGTGTAATACAAATGCAGTCATGCAAGTATAAATGTTCAAGTGTGCATAAAACACAGTTGAAGGACGTCGGGCTATTTGGGAGCTTGGTGATGCATGGATGCTGGCTGTTAAAGTGCACATTATGAAATTGTTTTAGGAGGCATTTCCAAAAGAGGAAGCAGTAGTGCCTGAACCATCCTTAGTTGAACCGGAAATGTAAGTACACTCCGGGTTTATTACTGTTAATTTCCAAAGAAAAGATAGTAGTCCATTTTGCCTCCTAGAATGCAGTGAACTTGACCACTTTAATATTTGACCTGTCATATAAATCtttgacttatttatttttgaaatatttaacatttacattacattaatatCCCTCTGGAATATGGTTGTTGGAATGGTTTGCACAGACTATATCAGTCATGGTAATTTTTCTGACCAGTAGATGGTGCTGAAACCTCTGAGTAGTTCCATGCAGTTTTCAGAAGTTTTATTGAAGGTGGTACAGGGGAGACCATTATCTGTTAAATATCTGAAAGTATTCTTGCTggtaaaatgtttgtgtttatttatttcagcacTGCACCCAAGAAACAAGTTGTTAAAATCAGCCTTGCTACATCAGCTGATGAGGTATTTCATTTTAACCAATATGTGTATCCTTCATGCAAATATAAAACCTTTAGTAAGATACATTTTCCATATTGGATTACTAAATTCTGCAGCACATAATTAGAAGACAGAATGGTTCTGtataaaacactgacatttgcaTGACACATTGTCATCTCTCTTTCCAACCTCTTTTAGTCAAACCTTGGTTACAGTAATTTACATCCACTAACATATAAAACATTGTGTTAACCTGATTGCAGCTTTTACTCTTAGTTTGACAAATAAATGATTCTTCTGTCTTGCGTAACCTGTCACCCTGAAAGAATACTGGGGTCTTTTGGTTTCACTGCATTTATTGTCTTGCGAAGATGTTTTCTTTAGTGAGATCTATGTGCTTACAGGAACTTCCCATAAACTTGAATTACGTTCACCCTTTCTTTTAGAGATTGCAGAAAAGAGCTGAACGCTTCAATCTGCCCCCAACTACAGACAGCAAGAAGGCAGCGCGAGCTGCAAGGTGCGTAGTCTAGTGCTTCTGCTGCGTGTTGCATGTTGTCTTAGGCTCCTGGGTTCTTAAATGCAGTGAGATGTCTGCCATTGCCATATACTCAGTTCATTTGTTTGAATGTAACACATGCGTTGACTgacacacactttatttctttgatAAACCCTCTTTGCATGTTATAGTTGGgcatttttataatatattagGAAAAATACTTTGCATTTCCTGTCAGAACCCAACACATTTCTTAGGCTTGGCAGTGTAGGATGTTAGTACAAGAAGATTTATCTTAGACTTCATATTCCAGctaaattttaataaaatgccttaTTGCTCACAAAGTATGCATTCTGGAGATTAGTATCTGAGGTCTTGGTGTATGTGTCTGCATTATTTAGCCTTCTTTGTAGAAAGTTATTTATTTGCGAAATTTAAGCCATTGTCTTCCATCAGGTTTGGATTGCCAGTAACTGCATCGACAGCCTCAAAAGGTGGGTTGTGTACTGGTGAACATACTTAGGGTAtttaagacttttattttggtctAATGGCTAATATCTTTTGTTTTACAGGCCCCACTTCGAAAACAAGTGTAAGTATAGCATTCTTGATCGTGTAcgtatgtgtaaaaaaaataaaataaatctatctagtatatctatatctatctctatatcgctatatctatctctatctatctatctatctatctatctatctatctatctatatagtatatctatatctatatatatatatatatctctatatatatatatatataatatctctatatatatatatatatatatatatatatatatataatatatctatatatatataatatatctatatctatatatatataatatatctatatatatatataatatatataatatatctatatatatatataatatatctatatctatatatatatataatatatctatatctatatatatatataatatatctatatctatatatatatataatatatctatatctatatatatatctatatctatatatatatatatatctatatctatatatatatatatatatatatatctatatatatatatatatatatatctatatctatatatatatatatatatatatatctatatctatatatatataatatatctatatctatatctatatatatataatatatctatatctatatatatatatatatatatataatatatctatatctatctatatatatataatatatctatatctatatatatatatatataatatatctatatctatctatctatatatatatataatatatctatatatatatctatatatatatatatatatataatatatctatatatatatataatatatctatatatatatataatatctatatctatatatatatataatatctatatctatatatatatataatatctatatatatataatatctatatctatatatataatatatctatatctatatatataatatatctatatctatatatgtatatatataatatatctatatctatatatgtatatatataatatatctatatctatatatgtatatatataatatatctatatctatatataatatctatatctatatatataatatctatatatataatatatctatatctatatatataatatctatatctatatatatatatatatataatatctatatctatatatatatatatatataatatctatatctatatatatatatataatatctatatatatatatatatatataatatctatatctatatatatatatatatataatatctatatatatatatataatatctatatatatatatataatatctatatctatatatctatatatataatatatctatatatatataatatctatatatatatatataatatctatatctatataatatatctatatctatataatatatctatatctatatataatatatctatatctatatataatataatatatctatatataatatatctatatataatatatctatatataatatatctatatctatatatataatatatctatatatatatctatatatatctatatctatatataatatatctatatatatatataatatatctatatatatataatatatctatatatataatatatctatatctatatatataatatatctatatatatataatatctatatatatatataatatatctatatctatataatatatctatatctatatatatataatatctatatatatataatatatctatatatataatatatctatatatataatatatctatatatatataatatatctatatatatatataatatatctatatctatatataatataatatatctatatataatataatatatctatatataatatatctatatctatatatatatataatatatctatatctatatatataatatatctatatctatatatatatataatatatctatatatatatataatatatctatatatatatatataatatatctatatatatatataatatatctatatatatatctatatctatatatatatataatatatatatctatatctatctatatatatatatatatatataatatctatctatatctatatctatatatctatatatatataatatctatatatatatatatatatatatatatatatatatctatattatatatatatatatatatatatatatatatctatatatatatatattatatctatatatatatatattatatctatatatatctatatatatatatatataatatatatatatctatatatatagatatctatatctatctatataatatatctatatatatatatatatatatataatatatatatatctatatatatagatatctatatctatctatataatatatctatatatatatatatatatatatatatatatatagatatctatatatatatagatatctatatatatatatatatatatatatatatatatatagagatatctatatatatatatatatatctatatatctatatatctatatatagatctatatcTATAGAGATCTATAGAGATCTATATCTATAGAGATCTATAGAGATCTAT
The Electrophorus electricus isolate fEleEle1 chromosome 20, fEleEle1.pri, whole genome shotgun sequence genome window above contains:
- the sarnp gene encoding SAP domain-containing ribonucleoprotein, with the protein product MAEIVELHKLKLAELKHECALRGLEVKGNKGDLIARLQAYLDEHEEEVNEEEVLEEDTEEAFPKEEAVVPEPSLVEPEITAPKKQVVKISLATSADERLQKRAERFNLPPTTDSKKAARAARFGLPVTASTASKGPTSKTSVDVEVLKKRAARFGINVSSVSKKVEEEEKLKKRKERFGIVTSAASVGADDAEVKKRKRAERFGIV